Proteins encoded by one window of Thermobaculum terrenum ATCC BAA-798:
- a CDS encoding [LysW]-lysine hydrolase: MSWQLDILREMLELYSPTGSEDQVSSFLVDLFRSEGLEAYKDEAGNFIGIVGRGQPEIMLLGHIDTVPGKIPVREEDGKLYGRGAVDAKGPMAAFVCAAIQAKRQDGVNATLKVVGAVGEEGDSRGARYLVKNHLPEYLIIGEPSGWDSIVLGYKGSMHVHYVLNKSMSHSAGPERSAAEEALDFWNHVVEFCRELNQEKRVFDQLSPSLRSINTYSDGFISTVEMDINFRLPLAYSPDDLGQRLRDFAGKGKISILYGDPAFKADKNTPLVRAFMQSLRSVGVTPRFKVKTGTSDMNVVAPEWRCPAIAYGPGDSSLDHTPEEHIYISEYEKSIDILVKALKYLEEA; this comes from the coding sequence ATGAGCTGGCAGCTAGATATTCTAAGAGAAATGCTCGAGCTTTACAGCCCTACGGGTTCTGAAGATCAGGTCTCCAGTTTTTTGGTTGATCTGTTCAGATCCGAAGGGCTTGAAGCTTATAAAGATGAAGCAGGTAACTTTATAGGCATTGTCGGTAGAGGCCAACCAGAAATTATGTTGTTAGGACATATAGATACGGTACCAGGCAAGATACCCGTCAGAGAAGAAGATGGCAAGCTGTATGGAAGAGGTGCAGTGGATGCTAAGGGCCCGATGGCAGCATTTGTTTGTGCTGCTATTCAGGCCAAGCGCCAGGATGGTGTTAATGCTACTCTGAAGGTCGTGGGTGCTGTGGGCGAAGAAGGAGACTCTCGAGGAGCGCGTTACCTTGTAAAGAACCACCTGCCTGAGTACCTGATTATTGGTGAACCTAGTGGATGGGATAGTATCGTTTTAGGATACAAGGGATCCATGCATGTACATTATGTGCTCAACAAGTCCATGAGCCACAGCGCAGGTCCTGAAAGGTCAGCAGCGGAGGAGGCACTGGACTTTTGGAATCATGTAGTTGAGTTTTGTAGAGAGCTTAATCAGGAGAAGAGGGTATTCGATCAGCTGTCACCATCGTTGCGCTCGATCAATACTTATAGTGACGGGTTTATTTCAACCGTAGAAATGGATATCAACTTTAGATTGCCCTTGGCATATTCTCCAGATGATCTGGGGCAGAGATTGAGGGACTTTGCAGGGAAAGGTAAGATATCCATTCTATACGGTGATCCTGCGTTTAAGGCAGATAAAAATACTCCTCTGGTAAGAGCTTTCATGCAATCCTTGAGGAGTGTTGGAGTGACCCCAAGGTTCAAGGTTAAAACTGGGACCTCTGATATGAATGTCGTGGCGCCGGAGTGGCGATGCCCGGCTATAGCTTATGGCCCAGGGGACTCCTCGTTAGATCATACACCGGAGG
- the lysX gene encoding lysine biosynthesis protein LysX, with amino-acid sequence MKVGVLLSRVRAEEKLIFEEFDARGIDVERIYDPELVLDIESPINGYDVILERAINHSRAVSALRLFNDWGIPTVNTYEVATICGNKLETSAALARCGVPTPRTLIAFTPESALKAIESIGYPVVLKPLIGSWGRLISLVNDRYAAEALLEHKEILGSYHHSIFYIQEYVEKPGRDIRAFVVGDKTIAAIYRYSDHWITNTARGGQASNCPVTDEINEISVAAAKAVGGGVVAIDLVESPEGLKVLEVNYTMEFRNSIQPTGVNIPAYIVDYVIARGEGAPP; translated from the coding sequence TTGAAGGTAGGAGTTTTACTGTCTCGAGTACGGGCTGAGGAGAAACTAATATTTGAGGAGTTTGATGCTCGAGGGATCGATGTGGAAAGGATCTATGATCCCGAGCTCGTGCTTGACATCGAGAGCCCGATCAATGGATATGATGTGATTCTCGAAAGGGCTATCAACCACTCTAGAGCAGTCAGCGCTCTCAGATTATTCAACGATTGGGGTATTCCCACAGTTAACACCTACGAAGTGGCTACTATATGTGGTAACAAGCTTGAGACCTCTGCTGCTCTTGCTCGTTGTGGTGTGCCCACTCCAAGGACTCTTATTGCCTTCACGCCCGAATCTGCACTAAAGGCGATAGAGAGTATAGGTTACCCGGTCGTACTTAAGCCCCTAATAGGATCCTGGGGAAGACTTATCTCATTGGTAAATGATCGATATGCAGCAGAGGCCTTGCTTGAACATAAGGAGATACTCGGGTCGTACCACCACTCAATCTTCTACATACAGGAATATGTTGAGAAACCTGGTAGGGATATCAGAGCGTTTGTGGTAGGGGACAAGACTATAGCTGCGATATATAGGTATTCAGATCATTGGATAACTAATACAGCTCGTGGTGGTCAGGCATCTAATTGTCCAGTTACTGACGAGATAAACGAGATCTCAGTAGCTGCTGCCAAGGCGGTCGGTGGAGGGGTCGTGGCTATAGATCTCGTAGAAAGTCCTGAGGGACTCAAGGTGCTGGAAGTGAACTACACTATGGAGTTTCGTAACAGCATACAACCGACTGGTGTGAACATACCAGCTTATATAGTCGACTATGTAATAGCTCGTGGGGAGGGGGCTCCTCCATGA
- the argH gene encoding argininosuccinate lyase, with protein MSKLWDKGYKLDETIERFEIGHDLAFDNELVEVDVYGSIAHAEMLNRIGILTDDELQTLKQGLGRILDLYRQGQFFMTPADEDIHTKIENFLVREYGDVGKKIHTARSRNDQVLVDLRLYAKAKILELESALLQCAESLVEFASKHEHVPMPGYTHMQRAMLSSVGTWAGAFAEALLDDLKLLETAYELNDQSPLGSAASYGVPLPIDRQYVADKLGFAKVQNNVLYAQNARGKFEALVVQAISQIMLDLSKLAQDILLFTTAEYGFFTISDSFVTGSSIMPQKKNLSMMELIRAKANMALGYQQQMMSVLSGLPSGYNKDYQETKKPFMEAIQLALDSLKVAELTISNLSPNKDKLLAACTPELFATDKAYELVQQGMPFRDAYRYVGTNLDKLEGADPEESLKKRTHIGASGNLGLSKLKESISASKVNVDKKYSHLMETWQNLLS; from the coding sequence GTGAGTAAGCTCTGGGACAAGGGCTACAAGCTGGATGAAACTATCGAGCGCTTCGAGATAGGTCACGATCTTGCCTTCGACAATGAGCTCGTCGAGGTGGATGTCTATGGCTCGATAGCTCATGCAGAGATGCTCAATCGGATAGGCATACTAACCGATGATGAGCTGCAGACGCTCAAACAAGGTCTTGGCAGGATCTTGGATCTCTATCGGCAGGGGCAGTTCTTCATGACCCCTGCCGATGAGGATATACATACTAAGATAGAGAACTTTTTAGTGCGGGAGTACGGCGATGTGGGCAAGAAGATCCATACCGCCCGCTCCCGCAACGATCAAGTTCTCGTGGATCTTAGGCTCTATGCCAAGGCCAAGATCCTTGAGTTGGAATCTGCGCTGTTGCAGTGTGCTGAATCTTTAGTGGAGTTTGCCTCTAAGCACGAGCATGTCCCAATGCCTGGCTACACTCACATGCAGAGAGCTATGCTCAGTAGCGTAGGGACATGGGCCGGTGCCTTCGCTGAAGCTTTGCTAGATGACCTCAAGCTACTTGAGACTGCCTATGAGCTTAACGATCAGTCACCCCTAGGGTCTGCTGCATCTTACGGCGTCCCCTTACCTATAGATCGACAATATGTAGCTGATAAGTTGGGGTTTGCTAAGGTCCAGAACAACGTGCTCTATGCACAAAACGCTAGAGGGAAGTTTGAAGCGCTGGTTGTACAGGCTATAAGCCAGATAATGCTGGATCTTAGCAAGCTTGCCCAAGATATACTGCTCTTTACCACTGCGGAATATGGTTTCTTCACTATATCAGACAGCTTTGTTACAGGTAGCTCTATCATGCCTCAGAAGAAGAATCTAAGCATGATGGAGCTTATAAGAGCAAAGGCAAATATGGCCCTTGGTTATCAACAACAGATGATGTCTGTGTTAAGCGGGCTCCCTTCAGGCTATAACAAAGACTATCAGGAGACCAAGAAGCCCTTTATGGAGGCTATCCAGCTAGCGTTAGATTCCCTTAAGGTTGCTGAGCTTACAATAAGTAACCTTAGCCCTAACAAAGATAAGCTGCTAGCTGCCTGTACTCCTGAGCTTTTTGCCACTGATAAGGCCTATGAGCTAGTACAGCAGGGTATGCCTTTCAGGGATGCCTATAGATATGTAGGCACGAATCTGGACAAGCTTGAGGGGGCCGATCCAGAAGAAAGCCTCAAGAAGCGTACCCACATAGGTGCAAGTGGTAACCTTGGGTTAAGCAAATTAAAAGAAAGCATATCTGCATCCAAGGTAAATGTCGATAAAAAGTACTCGCATTTGATGGAAACCTGGCAAAATTTACTATCCTAG
- the lysW gene encoding lysine biosynthesis protein LysW has product MAATQTGTCPECEAEIALADVEKGEIVQCPDCGAELEVRDTNPIVLELAPEEEEDWGE; this is encoded by the coding sequence ATGGCAGCGACCCAAACAGGCACTTGTCCCGAATGTGAGGCTGAGATAGCTCTTGCTGATGTTGAGAAGGGCGAGATAGTTCAGTGTCCTGACTGCGGAGCAGAGCTCGAAGTACGTGATACAAACCCAATTGTCCTCGAGTTGGCTCCTGAAGAAGAGGAAGACTGGGGAGAGTAA